A region of the Fibrobacter sp. genome:
GACCTTCAGCTTGAACACGGAACCGGCCAGCGGGCACTTCACTTCGGTACCACCAGCTGCGGCGGGAGCTGCGGCAGGAGCGGCAGCGGGGGCAGCGGCCACGGGAGCAGCAGGAGCTGCGGCAACGGCGGAATCAAGAACTTCTACTTCGACGTCGTAGGTCTTGCCTTCGAAACTGATACGGACTGTTTTCTTCATTTTGATTTTTCCTGGCTTTAAGCCTGTTGAGTTTTAAAAGGTTATCCTTACTTGACAATCGTCCAAGCAGGGGAGTTAATGTTTCTGTAGGCGGTCACGCGGCAGGGCTGACCAATGGCCTGGGTCGCAGCGGCGGTCACCAGGGCAAGGAACTGATCGTTGGTCATGCCGGGGTGTTCTTCCAGGGCGGCCACGGCAGCAATGCCGAGGAAAGCCTGGAGCTGCTTGTTGGTGAAGCCCGGGTGCACGCTCTTTGCGTTCGGGTCCCAGTCACAGTGGGCAGGGCCGATAGCGGCAGGAGCAGCGGCGGCAGCGCTAGCGGGAGCAGCCTTGACCGCAGGTGCCGGAGCCTTGGTCTTGTTGAGACCCAGCTTCGCCATAATGAAGTTCATGAGGTAGCAGAGCACCGTGAGGCCAATGATAACCACCATCACCACGATGAGGCCCGTGGCCTGGAATTCAACCAGAGAGCCGATGCTAAAGGTATCGGATTTGCCCTTGCAACCCTGTTCGATGGAATAGTCATTCTTGCAGTAGGTGGAACCCAGCTTCGCCTTGGCGATGGGGAGCACCTTGTGGCCGGCGGCGTTCTCGATAGAATCACGCACATCACGGGCAAGCACTGCCTGTTCATAAGTCTTATAAAGTACAGCATGGTTGCCGGCATGAGTTTCCACAATCTTGTAGACCATGGAAGTATCCATACCCGGCATGGAAAGTTGCGCCTGAACCTGGGCAGCATCGGAGGCCGGCATAAGCGCGAGTTGCTCATCAATCGCTTTGCCAAAACCTGCTGCAGCCGGTTCGCTTGCAACGAGCGCCGGTTGTTCA
Encoded here:
- a CDS encoding acetyl-CoA carboxylase biotin carboxyl carrier protein subunit, whose amino-acid sequence is MKKTVRISFEGKTYDVEVEVLDSAVAAAPAAPVAAAPAAAPAAAPAAAGGTEVKCPLAGSVFKLKVKVGDKVEANQEVAIIEALKMENPVVAPCAGTVNSIAVKETDTVVDGQTLMTIA